The following coding sequences lie in one Xanthomonas hortorum pv. pelargonii genomic window:
- the gluQRS gene encoding tRNA glutamyl-Q(34) synthetase GluQRS, whose amino-acid sequence MSSPSYRGRFAPSPTGPLHFGSLLAAFGSWLLARHAGGEWCVRIEDIDPPRAEPGATQRQLRTLAAFGLSSDIPVIYQSDRDAQYAAALTTLLEAGLAFECSCSRADLAGMDGIHHACVAPLSTRRAVRLRVPPQASVGFDDALQGHVMQDVYAEVGDVVLRRADGYWAYQLAVVVDDAAQAITDVVRGADLLDSTPRQLLLQRALGLPQPRYLHLPLILDGDGRKLSKSHDAPALDDADPLPALHAAWAALGQNAAALPRHAAVDTLLQHAVQHFSPQLLPRHHLRT is encoded by the coding sequence ATGTCATCACCCAGCTACCGCGGCCGCTTTGCGCCCTCCCCCACCGGCCCCCTGCACTTCGGCTCCCTGCTGGCGGCCTTCGGCAGCTGGCTGCTCGCGCGCCATGCCGGAGGTGAGTGGTGCGTGCGCATCGAAGACATCGACCCGCCGCGCGCCGAGCCCGGCGCCACCCAACGCCAGTTGCGCACGTTGGCGGCATTCGGGCTGAGCTCGGACATCCCGGTGATATATCAGTCCGATCGCGACGCGCAATACGCCGCCGCTCTGACCACGTTGCTGGAGGCCGGGCTGGCCTTCGAATGCAGCTGCAGCCGCGCCGATCTTGCGGGCATGGACGGCATCCACCACGCCTGTGTGGCGCCGCTGAGTACCCGCCGCGCGGTGCGCCTGCGGGTGCCGCCACAGGCGTCGGTTGGCTTCGACGACGCACTGCAGGGCCACGTGATGCAGGACGTGTATGCCGAGGTGGGCGATGTGGTGCTGCGCCGCGCCGATGGCTATTGGGCCTACCAACTGGCTGTGGTGGTGGACGATGCCGCGCAAGCCATCACCGATGTGGTGCGTGGCGCGGACCTGCTCGACTCCACCCCGCGCCAGCTGCTGCTGCAGCGCGCCCTGGGCCTGCCGCAGCCGCGCTATCTGCATCTGCCGCTGATCCTGGATGGCGACGGCCGCAAGCTGTCCAAGTCGCATGACGCACCCGCACTGGACGATGCCGACCCGCTACCAGCCCTGCACGCCGCCTGGGCCGCACTCGGACAGAACGCGGCAGCGCTGCCGCGGCATGCTGCAGTCGACACGCTGCTGCAACATGCCGTGCAGCATTTTTCGCCTCAACTGCTGCCCCGCCACCACCTCCGAACGTGA
- a CDS encoding NAD(P)/FAD-dependent oxidoreductase, with protein sequence MSTRYDVLVIGAGAAGLMSAFTAGRRGRQVLVIDHANKIGKKILMSGGGRCNFTNTGTTPGNFLSANRHFCKSALARYSPSDFVEMVERHGIAYHEKELGQLFCDISSKQIVRMLLDECEAADVQVRTECEVRSVRRDSDGFSIETSQGRVQAQSLIVATGGLSIPSMGASGFGYALAKQFGHELLPTRAGLVPLTLSGKHQERLQELSGLALPVEAHCNGVSFRNFMLVTHRGVSGPAILQISSFWQPGDDLRLDLLPGQDAAAWLREQKHQRGATELRNVLADVLPRRFAQRLCEVWLPDKPVRQLDPPQLQAAADLLGAFPLVASGTEGYRTAEVTLGGVDTNQVSSASMESRLVAGLYFVGEVLDVTGWLGGYNFQWAWASGHAAGSVA encoded by the coding sequence ATGAGCACGCGTTACGACGTGCTGGTCATCGGTGCCGGCGCGGCTGGACTGATGAGCGCCTTCACCGCCGGCCGACGTGGCCGCCAGGTGCTGGTGATCGACCACGCCAACAAGATCGGCAAGAAGATCCTGATGTCCGGTGGCGGGCGCTGCAACTTCACCAATACCGGCACCACGCCAGGCAACTTTCTGTCGGCCAATCGGCATTTCTGCAAATCCGCGCTGGCCCGCTACAGCCCGTCGGATTTCGTGGAAATGGTCGAGCGCCACGGCATCGCTTATCACGAGAAAGAGCTGGGACAGCTGTTCTGCGACATCTCGTCCAAGCAGATTGTGCGCATGTTGCTGGACGAGTGCGAAGCGGCTGACGTGCAGGTGCGTACCGAGTGCGAAGTACGCTCGGTGCGGCGCGACAGCGATGGCTTCAGTATCGAAACCAGCCAGGGGCGCGTGCAGGCGCAATCGCTGATCGTCGCCACCGGCGGGCTGTCGATTCCGAGCATGGGCGCCAGCGGCTTCGGCTATGCGCTGGCCAAACAGTTTGGCCACGAGCTGCTGCCGACACGCGCCGGGCTGGTTCCGCTGACGCTGAGTGGCAAGCATCAGGAGCGGCTGCAGGAGTTGTCCGGGCTGGCCTTGCCGGTCGAGGCGCACTGCAACGGGGTCAGCTTTCGCAATTTCATGCTGGTTACCCACCGCGGGGTCAGTGGCCCGGCGATCCTGCAGATCTCCTCGTTTTGGCAGCCCGGCGATGATCTGCGCCTGGACCTGCTGCCCGGCCAGGATGCTGCAGCCTGGTTACGCGAACAAAAACATCAACGCGGCGCCACCGAACTGCGCAATGTACTGGCCGACGTGCTGCCGCGACGCTTTGCGCAGCGCCTGTGCGAAGTGTGGCTGCCGGACAAGCCGGTGCGTCAGCTCGATCCGCCGCAACTGCAGGCCGCGGCCGACCTGCTCGGCGCATTTCCGCTGGTCGCCAGCGGAACCGAAGGCTACCGTACCGCTGAAGTAACGCTCGGCGGTGTCGATACCAACCAGGTCTCCAGTGCATCCATGGAGTCGCGTCTGGTGGCCGGCTTGTATTTCGTCGGCGAGGTGCTGGATGTGACGGGATGGTTGGGCGGCTACAACTTTCAGTGGGCATGGGCATCCGGTCACGCCGCAGGAAGCGTCGCTTAA
- the mutL gene encoding DNA mismatch repair endonuclease MutL produces the protein MAIRQLPDILINQIAAGEVVERPASVVKELVENALDAGATRVDIELEEGGVRLIRIRDNGGGIPPDELPLAVSRHATSKIASLDDLETVATLGFRGEALPSIASVSRFTLVSRRHDAEHGSALEIEGGRLGEVTPRAHAPGTTVEVRELFYNVPARRKFLRAERTELGHIEEWLRSLALARPDVELRVSHNGKPSRRYKPGDLYSDARLGETLGEDFARQALRVDHGGAGLRLHGWVAQPHYSRASTDQQYLYVNGRSVRDRSVAHAVKMAYGDVLFHGRQPAYVLFLELDPARVDVNVHPAKHEVRFREARLIHDFVYRTLQDALAHTRAGAMPNSIGTEGTSDTGAAPSGMANTPNYGGATGSGGGTGYGNWTPSQTPLGLRVDEARAAYSALYAPPSGSAQQQSAAMQTFSGTGLPATSHDSGVPPLGYAVAQLHGIYILAENAEGLIVVDMHAAHERIGYERLKNAHDSIGLHAQPLLVPMTLAVGEREADTAEREADTLASLGFEITRAGPQSLHVRSIPALLANAEPEALLRDVLGDLREHGQSRRIATARDELLSTMACHGAVRANRRLTVPEMNALLRDMEATERSGQCNHGRPTWARVTLGEIDRWFLRGR, from the coding sequence ATGGCGATTCGTCAGCTGCCCGACATCCTGATCAACCAGATTGCCGCCGGCGAAGTGGTCGAGCGGCCTGCATCGGTGGTCAAGGAATTGGTTGAAAACGCGCTCGATGCCGGCGCCACCCGCGTGGATATCGAGCTCGAAGAAGGCGGCGTGCGCTTGATCCGTATCCGCGACAACGGCGGCGGCATCCCGCCGGACGAACTGCCGTTGGCGGTATCGCGGCATGCCACCAGCAAGATCGCCTCGCTGGACGATCTGGAAACCGTAGCCACGCTCGGTTTTCGCGGTGAAGCCCTGCCGTCGATCGCCTCGGTCAGCCGCTTCACCCTGGTCTCGCGCCGCCACGATGCCGAACACGGCTCCGCGTTGGAAATCGAAGGCGGCCGCCTGGGCGAAGTGACGCCGCGTGCGCATGCGCCGGGCACCACGGTGGAAGTGCGCGAGCTGTTCTACAACGTGCCGGCGCGGCGCAAGTTCTTGCGTGCCGAGCGCACCGAGCTCGGGCATATCGAAGAGTGGCTGCGCTCGTTGGCACTGGCGCGGCCGGATGTGGAATTGCGCGTTTCGCATAACGGCAAACCCTCGCGTCGCTACAAGCCGGGCGATCTGTATTCGGATGCGCGTCTTGGCGAAACGCTGGGCGAGGATTTCGCCCGGCAGGCCTTGCGCGTGGATCACGGCGGCGCCGGTCTGCGGCTGCATGGTTGGGTCGCGCAACCGCATTACTCGCGTGCCAGTACCGACCAGCAATATCTCTACGTCAATGGCCGTTCGGTGCGCGATCGCAGCGTGGCGCATGCGGTGAAGATGGCCTATGGCGATGTGCTGTTCCATGGCCGCCAGCCGGCGTATGTGTTGTTTCTGGAACTGGACCCGGCGCGCGTGGACGTCAACGTGCACCCGGCCAAGCATGAGGTGCGCTTCCGCGAGGCGCGGCTGATCCACGATTTTGTGTATCGCACCTTGCAGGACGCGCTGGCGCACACGCGTGCCGGCGCGATGCCAAATAGCATCGGCACGGAAGGCACCAGCGATACAGGTGCTGCACCGAGTGGGATGGCCAACACTCCGAACTACGGTGGCGCAACCGGCAGTGGTGGCGGCACCGGCTACGGCAACTGGACGCCATCGCAAACACCCTTGGGCCTGCGCGTGGATGAAGCGCGCGCCGCGTACAGCGCGCTGTACGCGCCGCCATCGGGCAGCGCACAGCAGCAGTCCGCGGCCATGCAAACCTTCTCCGGCACCGGCTTGCCGGCGACTTCGCACGACAGCGGTGTTCCCCCGCTCGGCTATGCGGTTGCTCAATTGCACGGCATCTACATCCTTGCCGAAAACGCCGAGGGCTTGATCGTGGTGGACATGCACGCCGCGCACGAACGCATCGGTTACGAACGGCTTAAGAACGCGCACGACAGCATCGGTCTGCACGCGCAGCCGCTGCTGGTGCCGATGACGCTGGCAGTAGGCGAGCGCGAAGCCGACACCGCCGAGCGCGAAGCCGATACGCTGGCCAGCCTGGGCTTCGAGATCACCCGCGCCGGTCCGCAATCGCTGCATGTGCGCAGTATTCCCGCGCTGCTGGCCAATGCCGAACCGGAAGCGCTGCTGCGCGATGTGCTCGGCGACCTGCGCGAACACGGTCAGAGCCGCCGCATCGCCACTGCGCGCGACGAGCTGCTGTCCACCATGGCCTGCCACGGTGCGGTACGCGCGAATCGGCGCCTTACCGTGCCCGAAATGAACGCGCTGCTGCGCGATATGGAAGCCACCGAGCGCTCCGGCCAATGCAACCATGGCCGACCGACCTGGGCACGGGTTACGCTGGGCGAAATCGATCGTTGGTTTCTCAGGGGGCGTTGA
- a CDS encoding TraB/GumN family protein, with protein MVKTSARTRLATWCSSALICVALWSGAVVPAWARAGGEAAAGPPVPLLWKVDGKGGTLYLLGSFHVLKPSDYPLSPDVMQAFAKADRLVFELPPSDAQSPELAGRMLQAARRTDGRRLQDALDAKTWQALSAYARKYGMSLDTLQPLEPWFVALTISLAEMSRQGMDPNAGLDHYLMEQAQAKGKPADGLERAEQQIAMLDGMSPTEQHQLLEESLDEAEATDQVRQLHTAWRNGDVHTLSTQMAEDMRRQYPALYQDINVERNARWVPLLEQRLGKGSGTTLVVVGTLHLLGSDGVVERLRARGYHVERICSACTEQVGR; from the coding sequence GTGGTAAAGACAAGCGCGCGAACCCGACTTGCAACATGGTGCAGCAGCGCACTGATCTGCGTGGCGCTGTGGAGCGGGGCAGTTGTGCCCGCCTGGGCGCGTGCTGGCGGCGAGGCTGCGGCCGGACCACCGGTGCCGTTGTTGTGGAAGGTCGATGGCAAGGGCGGCACGCTGTATCTACTGGGCTCGTTCCATGTGCTCAAGCCCAGCGATTACCCGCTGTCGCCGGATGTCATGCAGGCCTTCGCCAAGGCCGACCGGCTGGTGTTCGAACTACCGCCCTCCGATGCGCAATCGCCGGAGCTGGCCGGCCGCATGCTGCAGGCGGCACGGCGCACCGACGGGCGCCGGTTGCAGGACGCGCTCGATGCAAAAACTTGGCAGGCCTTGAGCGCCTACGCGCGCAAATACGGCATGTCGCTCGACACCCTGCAGCCACTCGAGCCCTGGTTTGTCGCCTTGACGATCAGCCTGGCCGAGATGAGCCGGCAAGGCATGGACCCGAACGCCGGTCTGGATCATTACCTGATGGAGCAGGCGCAGGCCAAGGGCAAACCGGCCGATGGCCTGGAGCGCGCCGAACAACAGATCGCCATGCTCGATGGCATGTCGCCCACCGAGCAGCATCAGTTGCTGGAAGAGTCGCTGGACGAGGCGGAGGCTACCGATCAGGTGCGTCAGCTGCACACGGCCTGGCGCAATGGCGATGTGCATACGCTGTCCACGCAAATGGCCGAAGACATGCGTCGGCAATACCCGGCGCTGTATCAGGACATCAACGTCGAGCGCAATGCGCGTTGGGTGCCGCTCCTGGAGCAACGGCTAGGTAAAGGCAGCGGAACCACACTGGTGGTGGTCGGTACGCTGCATCTGCTGGGTAGCGACGGCGTGGTAGAGCGTCTGCGTGCACGTGGCTACCACGTGGAGCGGATCTGCTCGGCCTGCACGGAGCAGGTCGGCCGCTGA
- the htpX gene encoding protease HtpX → MFNRIFLFLLTNFAVLMLAGIVMSVLGVNPAQMSGLLVMAAVFGFGGSLVSLLLSKFMAKRSTGAHVITEPRTPTERWLLETVRRQAQAAGIGMPEVAVYDGPEINAFATGANRNNALVAVSTGLLQNMSQDEAEAVLGHEIAHVANGDMVTMALLQGVLNTFVIVLARVVGGVIDGAISSNREGGRGFAYYIIVFALEMVFGLFATMIAMWFSRRREFRADAGGAQLAGRSKMIAALERLSLNHGQNTLPSQVQAFGISGGAGDGLRRLFLSHPPLTERIAALRAANGAAR, encoded by the coding sequence ATGTTCAACCGCATTTTCCTGTTTTTGCTGACCAATTTTGCGGTGCTGATGCTGGCCGGCATCGTGATGTCAGTGCTGGGCGTCAATCCTGCGCAGATGAGCGGCTTGCTGGTGATGGCGGCCGTGTTCGGTTTTGGCGGGTCGCTCGTTTCCTTGCTGCTGTCCAAGTTCATGGCCAAGCGCAGCACCGGCGCCCATGTCATCACCGAGCCGCGCACGCCGACCGAGCGCTGGCTGCTGGAGACCGTGCGTCGCCAGGCGCAGGCGGCCGGCATCGGCATGCCGGAGGTGGCGGTCTATGACGGCCCGGAGATCAACGCCTTCGCCACCGGCGCCAACCGCAACAATGCCTTGGTGGCGGTGTCCACCGGCTTGCTGCAGAACATGAGCCAGGACGAGGCCGAAGCAGTGCTGGGCCACGAAATCGCGCACGTCGCCAACGGCGACATGGTGACCATGGCGCTGCTGCAAGGCGTGCTCAATACCTTCGTGATCGTGCTGGCGCGTGTGGTCGGCGGTGTCATCGACGGCGCCATCTCCAGCAATCGCGAAGGTGGCCGCGGTTTTGCGTATTACATCATCGTGTTCGCGCTGGAGATGGTATTCGGTTTGTTCGCGACCATGATCGCAATGTGGTTTTCGCGCCGTCGCGAGTTTCGCGCCGATGCCGGTGGTGCGCAGCTGGCAGGGCGCAGCAAGATGATCGCCGCGCTGGAGCGCTTGTCGCTCAATCACGGCCAGAACACCTTGCCCTCGCAGGTGCAGGCGTTCGGGATCTCCGGCGGTGCGGGCGACGGCCTGCGTCGTCTGTTCCTGAGCCATCCGCCGCTGACCGAGCGCATCGCTGCGCTGCGTGCCGCGAACGGTGCTGCGCGATAA
- the phaR gene encoding polyhydroxyalkanoate synthesis repressor PhaR, translating into MAGLRIIKKYPNRRLYDTEISSYITIEDVRQLIIDGEEFEVRDAKSGEDLSRAVLLQIIADREQDGEPMLSTQLLSQIIRFYGDSLQGFMGNYLERSMQVFLDQQQQFRQQMGNLLGQTPWAMMNQLTERNLELWQEFQRNFGAGFGRPGGPGTPPTPPGSSGIGSGPMGTGTHKGTGTHGTSSNTGTTGKARNRG; encoded by the coding sequence ATGGCCGGACTTCGCATCATCAAGAAGTATCCCAATCGCCGTCTTTACGACACGGAAATTTCCAGCTACATCACCATAGAGGATGTGCGTCAGCTCATCATCGACGGCGAAGAATTCGAAGTACGCGACGCCAAGAGTGGCGAAGACCTCAGTCGCGCCGTATTGCTGCAGATCATTGCCGACCGCGAACAGGACGGCGAGCCGATGCTCTCCACCCAGTTGCTGAGTCAGATCATCCGTTTCTACGGCGACTCGCTGCAGGGCTTCATGGGCAACTACCTGGAGCGCAGCATGCAGGTGTTCCTGGATCAGCAGCAGCAGTTCCGCCAGCAGATGGGCAACCTGCTTGGGCAGACCCCGTGGGCAATGATGAATCAGCTGACCGAGCGCAACCTGGAGTTGTGGCAGGAATTCCAGCGCAATTTCGGCGCCGGCTTCGGCCGCCCGGGTGGCCCTGGTACGCCGCCGACACCGCCAGGTTCTTCTGGCATCGGCAGTGGCCCGATGGGTACCGGGACGCACAAGGGAACCGGTACACACGGCACGTCCAGCAACACGGGCACCACCGGCAAGGCCCGCAATCGCGGCTGA
- a CDS encoding DUF1684 domain-containing protein — protein MAGLHKGKHWLLGMLVFMALAGCGRDAPPPAAPVALDKTFLADNAAWREARLAELRAPDGWTSLVGLHWLSLKAHYIGSSADSGIKLAVGPPKMGMLSSEANTVWFVPERGAALTVDGKPLTGRIRFHSDDDPQPTLIHFDDGKGVLSLIRRGDRNALRVKHADAPSRTGFAGLEYWPVDPSWRISGRYVPNDVGKTIPMVDIVGISSEQPNAGAVEFERDGKPYRLETIGEPGRPMFVVFADRTSGHGSYPAGRFLDLDVADASGHVVIDFNRAYTPPCAFTPFATCLLPPPENRIDLAVSAGEKAYKVPH, from the coding sequence ATGGCTGGGTTGCACAAGGGGAAACACTGGCTGCTCGGCATGCTGGTGTTCATGGCGCTGGCCGGGTGCGGGCGAGACGCACCGCCGCCGGCGGCGCCCGTCGCCCTGGACAAGACATTCCTGGCCGACAACGCCGCCTGGCGCGAAGCCCGCCTGGCAGAGCTGCGTGCGCCAGACGGCTGGACCAGTCTGGTCGGCCTGCACTGGCTATCGCTGAAAGCGCATTACATCGGCAGCAGTGCCGACAGCGGCATCAAGCTGGCGGTCGGTCCGCCCAAGATGGGCATGTTGTCCTCCGAGGCCAACACGGTCTGGTTCGTGCCCGAGCGCGGTGCAGCGCTGACCGTCGATGGCAAGCCGCTGACCGGCAGGATCCGCTTCCACTCCGATGACGACCCACAGCCGACCTTGATCCATTTCGATGACGGCAAAGGCGTGTTGAGCCTGATCCGTCGCGGCGACCGCAATGCGCTGCGGGTCAAGCATGCCGATGCACCATCGCGCACCGGCTTCGCCGGTTTGGAATACTGGCCAGTCGATCCGTCCTGGCGTATCAGCGGACGCTACGTGCCCAACGATGTCGGCAAGACCATCCCGATGGTGGATATCGTGGGCATCAGCAGCGAGCAGCCGAACGCGGGGGCAGTCGAATTCGAGCGCGACGGCAAGCCCTATCGGCTGGAAACCATCGGCGAACCGGGGCGGCCGATGTTCGTGGTGTTTGCCGACCGTACCAGCGGGCATGGGAGCTACCCGGCCGGGCGCTTTCTGGATCTGGATGTCGCCGATGCCTCCGGGCATGTGGTGATCGACTTCAATCGCGCCTACACCCCGCCGTGCGCGTTTACGCCGTTCGCGACCTGTCTGTTGCCGCCACCGGAAAACCGTATCGACCTGGCCGTGTCGGCGGGCGAGAAGGCTTACAAGGTGCCGCACTGA
- a CDS encoding YaeQ family protein gives MALTATVRRAELQISDMDRGYYANHSLTLAQHPSETDERLMVRLLAFALFADDRLEFGRGLSNDDEPDLWRRDYTGDPDLWIDLGQPDESRVRKACNRSREAVVIGYGGQATETWWKKQANALGRQRNLRVLELDSQATEALGALIQRGMRFDVIIQDGEVQMLADQGNVTLTPMVRQAPAE, from the coding sequence ATGGCTCTTACCGCCACCGTCCGCAGGGCGGAACTTCAGATCAGCGACATGGACCGTGGCTATTACGCCAACCATTCACTGACCCTGGCCCAGCACCCTTCCGAAACCGACGAGCGCCTGATGGTGCGGCTGCTGGCGTTCGCGCTGTTTGCCGACGACCGTCTGGAGTTCGGCCGCGGGCTGAGCAACGACGACGAGCCCGACCTGTGGCGGCGCGATTACACCGGCGACCCGGATCTGTGGATCGACCTCGGCCAGCCGGACGAAAGCCGCGTGCGCAAGGCCTGCAATCGCTCGCGTGAGGCAGTGGTGATCGGCTATGGCGGCCAGGCCACCGAAACCTGGTGGAAGAAGCAGGCCAATGCGCTCGGCCGACAACGCAACCTGCGCGTGCTGGAGCTCGATTCGCAGGCCACCGAGGCGCTTGGCGCCCTGATCCAGCGCGGCATGCGCTTCGATGTGATCATCCAGGACGGCGAGGTGCAGATGCTCGCAGATCAGGGCAACGTCACCCTGACCCCGATGGTGCGGCAAGCCCCGGCCGAATGA
- a CDS encoding beta-ketoacyl-ACP reductase has protein sequence MTSRVALITGGTGGIGTAICKRLADQGHRVASNFRNEEKARAWQQRMQAQGYEFALFRGDVASSEHARALVEEVEASLGPIEILVNNAGITRDTTFHRMTAEQWHEVINTNLNSVFNVTRPVIEGMRKRGWGRVIQISSINGLKGQYGQANYAAAKAGMHGFTISLARENAAFGVTVNTVSPGYVATDMVMAVPEEVRAKIVADIPTGRLGRPEEIAYAVAFLVAEEAAWITGSNLDINGGHHMGW, from the coding sequence ATGACATCTCGCGTCGCATTGATCACCGGCGGCACCGGCGGCATCGGCACCGCCATCTGCAAGCGCCTGGCCGACCAGGGGCACCGGGTCGCCAGCAATTTCCGCAATGAGGAAAAAGCCCGCGCATGGCAGCAGCGCATGCAGGCGCAGGGCTACGAGTTCGCCCTGTTTCGCGGCGATGTGGCCTCCTCCGAGCATGCGCGCGCCTTGGTCGAAGAAGTGGAAGCCTCACTGGGGCCGATCGAAATACTGGTCAACAACGCCGGCATCACCCGTGATACCACCTTCCACCGCATGACCGCCGAGCAGTGGCACGAGGTCATCAATACCAACCTCAATTCGGTCTTCAACGTCACCCGCCCGGTGATCGAGGGCATGCGCAAACGCGGCTGGGGCCGGGTGATCCAGATCAGCTCCATCAACGGATTGAAGGGCCAGTACGGGCAGGCCAACTACGCCGCCGCCAAGGCCGGCATGCACGGCTTCACCATCTCGCTGGCGCGCGAAAACGCGGCATTCGGGGTGACCGTCAACACCGTCTCACCAGGCTACGTGGCCACCGACATGGTGATGGCGGTGCCGGAAGAGGTGCGCGCCAAGATCGTTGCCGACATCCCCACCGGGCGGCTGGGTCGCCCGGAAGAGATCGCCTATGCGGTGGCATTTCTGGTCGCAGAAGAGGCCGCCTGGATCACCGGATCCAACCTGGATATCAACGGCGGCCATCACATGGGCTGGTAG
- a CDS encoding GGDEF/EAL domain-containing response regulator encodes MQKGKDLTLRLMIVDDSVESAEAIVTALRNGGIAVRPSRPQTLDDLASMLSGQIDLALHGQALQIPMNALQQQIASSGKDIPIILLAERIEENALVEAASHGIRALVLRNRPEHLLALVRSEWADLQARRGLRRIEAQMRETERRCDALIASSRDPIAYVHEGMHIRANEAYLEMFGFESFEDVEGVSLLDMIAAQYVDDFKQLLKSLSKGEPPPAQYKVDARRLEGDTFPATMEFATATYEGEPCIQVVFRRREEFDPELAREVEDLRQRDQVTGLLNRPTFMVALEQAVARAGRSEGQSGFLLIEPDHYARLLPEIGLDSADALIAALAAHVASVLDDSVVAARFGEHSFALLMDGNYARTHALAEMVRDAFAQHVFSIGARSATVTVSIGGVQIGEKIASIGQVLNRGTEAVRTTAELGGNALSIYDPAASDRAEEERIERWVEQLREALIGDGFSLHYQPVLNLQGEPVELYQAFLRLERNGEIMSPNAFIAIAEEHDLITEIDRWVVARAIRQLGERQRAGHKTHLLVRIGPNSFSDPQMIDTIREQLAVYGVPGERLWLQTPESKVFTHLRNAQQFLASLSSMGCKVGLEQFGSGLDSFQLLAHFQPAFLKLDRGITGDVASARESQEKIREITSRAQPAGILTVAEFVADAQSMSSFFSAGVDYVQGDFVAPTGPLMNYEFG; translated from the coding sequence ATGCAGAAAGGTAAAGATCTCACCCTCCGCTTGATGATCGTCGACGACAGTGTCGAGAGCGCGGAGGCGATCGTGACCGCGTTGCGCAACGGCGGCATTGCAGTGCGTCCATCGCGGCCGCAGACCCTGGACGACCTCGCCAGCATGTTGTCCGGCCAGATCGATCTGGCCCTGCATGGCCAGGCGCTGCAGATTCCGATGAACGCGCTTCAGCAGCAGATCGCGAGCAGCGGCAAGGACATTCCGATCATTCTGCTGGCCGAACGGATCGAAGAAAACGCGTTGGTCGAGGCTGCTTCGCACGGCATTCGCGCGCTCGTGCTGCGGAATCGTCCCGAGCATCTGCTGGCACTGGTGCGTTCGGAATGGGCCGATCTGCAGGCCCGGCGCGGACTGCGTCGCATCGAAGCGCAGATGCGCGAAACCGAGCGGCGGTGCGATGCCCTGATCGCCTCTTCGCGCGACCCCATCGCCTACGTGCACGAGGGCATGCATATCCGTGCCAACGAGGCGTATCTGGAGATGTTCGGCTTCGAGTCGTTCGAGGATGTCGAGGGCGTATCGTTGCTGGACATGATCGCCGCGCAATACGTCGACGATTTCAAGCAATTGCTCAAGTCGCTGTCCAAGGGCGAACCGCCGCCGGCGCAATACAAGGTCGACGCGCGCCGACTGGAAGGCGACACCTTCCCGGCGACGATGGAATTTGCCACCGCCACGTATGAAGGCGAGCCGTGCATCCAGGTGGTGTTCCGCCGCCGCGAGGAATTCGACCCGGAACTGGCACGCGAGGTCGAAGATCTGCGCCAACGCGATCAGGTCACCGGCCTGCTCAACCGGCCGACCTTCATGGTCGCGCTGGAACAGGCGGTGGCACGGGCCGGTCGCAGCGAAGGCCAATCCGGCTTCCTGCTGATCGAGCCGGACCATTACGCGCGGCTATTGCCCGAAATCGGCCTGGATTCGGCCGACGCGTTGATCGCCGCCCTGGCCGCGCATGTGGCCAGCGTGCTGGATGACAGCGTGGTGGCGGCGCGCTTCGGCGAGCACAGCTTTGCGTTGCTGATGGACGGCAACTACGCGCGTACCCACGCATTGGCTGAAATGGTGCGCGATGCGTTCGCGCAGCATGTCTTCAGCATCGGCGCGCGCTCGGCCACGGTCACGGTGAGCATTGGCGGGGTACAGATCGGCGAAAAGATCGCCAGCATCGGCCAGGTGCTCAATCGCGGCACCGAGGCGGTACGCACCACTGCCGAGCTCGGCGGCAATGCGCTCAGCATCTATGACCCCGCCGCCTCTGATCGCGCCGAAGAAGAACGCATCGAACGTTGGGTAGAACAGCTGCGCGAAGCACTGATCGGCGATGGCTTCTCGCTGCACTACCAGCCTGTGCTCAACCTGCAGGGCGAACCGGTGGAGTTGTACCAGGCGTTTCTGCGGCTGGAACGCAATGGCGAAATCATGTCGCCGAACGCGTTTATCGCCATCGCCGAAGAGCACGACCTGATCACCGAAATCGACCGCTGGGTGGTGGCGCGCGCGATTCGCCAGCTCGGCGAGCGGCAACGTGCCGGACACAAGACACACCTGTTGGTACGGATCGGACCGAACTCGTTCTCCGACCCACAGATGATCGACACCATCCGCGAGCAGTTGGCGGTGTACGGCGTGCCCGGCGAGCGGCTGTGGTTGCAGACGCCGGAATCGAAGGTGTTCACGCATCTGCGCAACGCCCAGCAGTTTCTGGCCTCGCTGTCTTCGATGGGCTGCAAGGTGGGGCTGGAACAATTCGGTTCGGGCCTGGATTCGTTCCAGTTGCTGGCGCACTTCCAGCCGGCTTTTCTCAAGCTGGACCGCGGTATCACCGGAGATGTCGCATCGGCCCGCGAAAGTCAGGAAAAAATTCGCGAGATCACTTCGCGTGCGCAACCGGCCGGCATTCTTACCGTGGCCGAATTCGTGGCCGATGCGCAGTCGATGAGCAGCTTCTTCAGTGCCGGCGTGGACTACGTGCAAGGCGACTTCGTCGCACCGACCGGGCCGTTGATGAACTACGAGTTCGGTTGA